A single genomic interval of Scylla paramamosain isolate STU-SP2022 chromosome 12, ASM3559412v1, whole genome shotgun sequence harbors:
- the LOC135105911 gene encoding protein slit-like isoform X2, with translation MMILDTIIFIMASVLQTEGASEPPTQCPHWCACEASTALCEGGGILQMEPKIKTFNLNNANPPIPELSPMITKHLQHMVSLGFNAAGLTTIQPEALKVMEHLEELSLTNNNISVIYNNTFVYCPTLVDLNLDNNNILIIHEGSFTSLHRLQKLSLSHNNLITIPTSLPPYLQFLSVHHNLLPEAPQLKLNYLTNLNLCYNLIRHINPKQINLKSLKDLCLGGRKFNLNARLFTQEQFPILRSLHLKGTSQQYLDIPDKALRNIQNMSTTSLTTLELDFSSLTAFEDMSTLHTLRMTNIILISTRMFTPILKLPLITVLDFSGSPGLAQSFLDSPPTRILNSLKILRMPRCGITRLPQSLQNHKLPNITHLDISFNPLKCTCDLSWIPDHVREGKLVLENEEYTICAYPEHLQNITLLTATLCPILRTLSTITLPELTVSTHITPTSFLNTTYTNIQTTSTLQVFPEWSTESSGESSKTNAPHNNSTLNRAAMGFSVEKILGIFGAIAVSIIVAYLLVILSRNILNHYRTRNFNVCDAQYNSQQQLTLHAI, from the exons atgatgatacTGGATACAATTATATTCATAATGGCTAGTGTGCTGCAAACAGAAGGAGCATCTGAGCCCCCAACACAATGCCCACATTGGTGCGCATGTGAAGCTTCTACTGccctgtgtgagggaggaggcatACTCCAAATGGAGCCAAAGATCAAAACTTTTAATCTCAACAATGCTAATCCGCCCATTCCTGAACTCTCTCCTATGATCACCAAACATCTGCAGCACATG GTTTCCCTTGGTTTTAATGCTGCTGGTCTGACAACTATACAGCCTGAGGCCCTGAAGGTCATGGAACATCTTGAAGAACTCAGCTTAACAAATAACAACATCTCAGTGATCTACAATAATACTTTTGTTTACTGCCCTACACTTGTGGATCTAAACCttgataacaataatatcttG ATTATCCATGAAGGATCCTTTACATCACTTCATCGTCTTCAGAAATTGAGCTTGTCTCACAATAATCTGATCACCATACCCACAAGCCTACCTCCATATCTGCAGTTTCTCTCAGTACATCATAACCTGCTCCCGGAAGCTCCTCAGCTCAAACTTAATTATTTAACAAATCTAAACCTCTGCTACAACCTGATTAGACACATCAATCCCAAACAG ATAAACTTAAAAAGCCTGAAGGATCTTTGTCTCGGAGGAAGAAAGTTCAATCTCAATGCTAGGCTTTTCACTCAAGAGCAATTCCCTATTCTTAGGAGTCTTCACTTGAAAGGAACTTCTCAGCAATATCTGGACATACCTGATAAAGCACTGAGAAACATACAAAACATGTCCACTACTTCACTAACCACACTGGAGCTTGACTTCT CAAGTTTAACTGCATTTGAGGACATGAGCACACTCCACACTCTCAGGATGACAAATATAATACTCATATCTACAAGAATGTTTACTCCCATCTTGAAGCTTCCTCTCATAACTGTCCTGGATTTCTCTGGGTCACCTGGTCTAGCTCAGTCTTTTCTTGATTCCCCACCTACAAGAATCCTAAATAGTTTGAAAATTCTACGTATGCCCAGGTGTGGCATCACTAGACTGCCACAATCTCTTCAAAATCATAAGCTACCCAACATCACTCACCTTGACATAAGTTTCAACCCTTTAAAGTGTACCTGTGACCTCTCTTGGATTCCAGATcatgtaagggaagggaaacttGTTCTTGAGAATGAGGAGTACACCATTTGTGCATACCCAGAACACCTTCAAAACATTACCCTACTGACTGCCACCCTTTGTCCTATTCTTAGAACACTTTCAACAATAACATTGCCAGAATTAACAGTCAGCACACATATAACACCTACCTCTTTTTTAAATACTACGTATACAAACATCCAAACAACATCAACACTGCAAGTGTTTCCAGAATGGTCAACTGAGTCATCAG GTGAATCTTCCAAGACCAATGCACCACATAATAATTCCACACTCAACAGAGCAGCAATGGGATTCAGTGTAGAAAAAATACTGGGTATCTTCGGCGCTATAGCTGTTTCCATCATAGTAGCATATCTTTTGGTGATTTTATCAAGAAACATATTAAACCACTATAGAACAAGAAACTTCAATGTTTGTGATGCACAATATAACTCTCAACAACAACTTACTCTACATGCTATTTAA
- the LOC135105911 gene encoding slit homolog 1 protein-like isoform X1, translated as MMILDTIIFIMASVLQTEGASEPPTQCPHWCACEASTALCEGGGILQMEPKIKTFNLNNANPPIPELSPMITKHLQHMVSLGFNAAGLTTIQPEALKVMEHLEELSLTNNNISVIYNNTFVYCPTLVDLNLDNNNILIIHEGSFTSLHRLQKLSLSHNNLITIPTSLPPYLQFLSVHHNLLPEAPQLKLNYLTNLNLCYNLIRHINPKQINLKSLKDLCLGGRKFNLNARLFTQEQFPILRSLHLKGTSQQYLDIPDKALRNIQNMSTTSLTTLELDFCSIASLTAFEDMSTLHTLRMTNIILISTRMFTPILKLPLITVLDFSGSPGLAQSFLDSPPTRILNSLKILRMPRCGITRLPQSLQNHKLPNITHLDISFNPLKCTCDLSWIPDHVREGKLVLENEEYTICAYPEHLQNITLLTATLCPILRTLSTITLPELTVSTHITPTSFLNTTYTNIQTTSTLQVFPEWSTESSGESSKTNAPHNNSTLNRAAMGFSVEKILGIFGAIAVSIIVAYLLVILSRNILNHYRTRNFNVCDAQYNSQQQLTLHAI; from the exons atgatgatacTGGATACAATTATATTCATAATGGCTAGTGTGCTGCAAACAGAAGGAGCATCTGAGCCCCCAACACAATGCCCACATTGGTGCGCATGTGAAGCTTCTACTGccctgtgtgagggaggaggcatACTCCAAATGGAGCCAAAGATCAAAACTTTTAATCTCAACAATGCTAATCCGCCCATTCCTGAACTCTCTCCTATGATCACCAAACATCTGCAGCACATG GTTTCCCTTGGTTTTAATGCTGCTGGTCTGACAACTATACAGCCTGAGGCCCTGAAGGTCATGGAACATCTTGAAGAACTCAGCTTAACAAATAACAACATCTCAGTGATCTACAATAATACTTTTGTTTACTGCCCTACACTTGTGGATCTAAACCttgataacaataatatcttG ATTATCCATGAAGGATCCTTTACATCACTTCATCGTCTTCAGAAATTGAGCTTGTCTCACAATAATCTGATCACCATACCCACAAGCCTACCTCCATATCTGCAGTTTCTCTCAGTACATCATAACCTGCTCCCGGAAGCTCCTCAGCTCAAACTTAATTATTTAACAAATCTAAACCTCTGCTACAACCTGATTAGACACATCAATCCCAAACAG ATAAACTTAAAAAGCCTGAAGGATCTTTGTCTCGGAGGAAGAAAGTTCAATCTCAATGCTAGGCTTTTCACTCAAGAGCAATTCCCTATTCTTAGGAGTCTTCACTTGAAAGGAACTTCTCAGCAATATCTGGACATACCTGATAAAGCACTGAGAAACATACAAAACATGTCCACTACTTCACTAACCACACTGGAGCTTGACTTCTGTAG TATAGCAAGTTTAACTGCATTTGAGGACATGAGCACACTCCACACTCTCAGGATGACAAATATAATACTCATATCTACAAGAATGTTTACTCCCATCTTGAAGCTTCCTCTCATAACTGTCCTGGATTTCTCTGGGTCACCTGGTCTAGCTCAGTCTTTTCTTGATTCCCCACCTACAAGAATCCTAAATAGTTTGAAAATTCTACGTATGCCCAGGTGTGGCATCACTAGACTGCCACAATCTCTTCAAAATCATAAGCTACCCAACATCACTCACCTTGACATAAGTTTCAACCCTTTAAAGTGTACCTGTGACCTCTCTTGGATTCCAGATcatgtaagggaagggaaacttGTTCTTGAGAATGAGGAGTACACCATTTGTGCATACCCAGAACACCTTCAAAACATTACCCTACTGACTGCCACCCTTTGTCCTATTCTTAGAACACTTTCAACAATAACATTGCCAGAATTAACAGTCAGCACACATATAACACCTACCTCTTTTTTAAATACTACGTATACAAACATCCAAACAACATCAACACTGCAAGTGTTTCCAGAATGGTCAACTGAGTCATCAG GTGAATCTTCCAAGACCAATGCACCACATAATAATTCCACACTCAACAGAGCAGCAATGGGATTCAGTGTAGAAAAAATACTGGGTATCTTCGGCGCTATAGCTGTTTCCATCATAGTAGCATATCTTTTGGTGATTTTATCAAGAAACATATTAAACCACTATAGAACAAGAAACTTCAATGTTTGTGATGCACAATATAACTCTCAACAACAACTTACTCTACATGCTATTTAA